GATAAATTAAAATCTTCAGTCTTTATTTCCTAAATTTAAAAGAATGCAGTTTCTTCACATAGATGATGTTGACGCTACCAACGCATTTCGATCTATACGATCTTAATCATGGTATGGGGTAAATGGAAGTATGATGTTCCTGTATACCTGGGAAGCAAAAAACTGCACCAACCAAGTTAGGATTTTCATTACCACACAGGTGATTGATATCAGCCACTCCTTGCGTTTAACCCTTTACTGctcactaaggctccattcacacgtccgcaattctgttccgcattttgcggaacggaattgcttacccattcatttctttggggccacactatgtgctgtccggatccggaaaTACGGATCCactcttccgggtccgcaattccgttcctgaaaaaaaatagaacatgtcctattcttctccgcaattgcggacatgattaggcattttctattatagtgccggagatgtacggtccgcaaaatgctgaacgcacattggcggtgtccgtgttttgtggatccgcaaaacacatacggatgtgtgaatggaccctaagactttAAAAACACAATGAAATATAATACATATAACTAAATAACAGAACaaacggggtccgtccaccaccaagtgctgctcccatacaagtgaatgggagcgcacgcgcggcccctgctcccattcatttctagggggcagacggaaatagccgagccagcgcatgcgcagtgcgccctccattcatttccccactccgttcttgttgtaggtgcgggtcccagagatggcacccgcacctatcagacaatgggggcatatcctagcgatatgcccccattgtatgtaatggtaaaacccctttaatccagcTGACATGCAAGATGTGTGCATGCCAGCTGTATGTAATGCTTTTGTCCTGTTTCTTTAGGTGGTCTCAATCTGGTGAAAATCaatgttttataatatgtaaatgagcccctGGGTGCACTGAAGATGGAGCCGTTGCACCCAGATGTTCTGCTTATTGTCTCCTATGCCGCACCCCCACCGCTaatggtccattcagacgtctgcaagtgttttgcggtccgcaaaacacaggtaccggccatgtgcgttctgcattttgtgatagagcaagaataggcatttcaaattattataatttatttaatttttttgcggggccgcggaactgatctacagatgtggacagcacacggtgtgctgtccccgAATctattgtggccccattgaaatggaattctggaatgtattggataacatcgTCAGCATTATGCccgtgttatacaatacattctagacctctaagggttacatagcatcataaatcaatataataatATGCGACCCCcgacagtgctggaagttcaggacgggagctgtcttATACTCGCGCTTCGAGTCCGGAGTGTACATCTGAAAGCGGCTTAAGACTGACAAGCCGGGCAGTGACGGCATATTCACTCCTGGCCCTGAAGTCTTGCAGGAGCGGAGACCGCTGTGTGCTGCATCTCTGTACAGCGCGTGCACTTCAGGGCCAATGCGAATGCGTTTTTGGCGGTGGGGGCGGGACATAAGtaaaagagagcagagcctctaggtgcaacagtACTGCCCTCTTTGCACctaagggctcatttacatattataaaacgttGATTGAGACCAAATAAAGAAATTGGATCAAAAGCGTTACATTAAGCTGAAATCTCTAACGTCACCTGGATTAACGCTGATAAATCTGGTGGTTGGGTGGCCTTTAAGGGTTCGAACACATCTTCAAGGCTTTGCCCAAAGATTTATCCTAAGCGCACACACACTCACAGGTCCTTGTATGTTTTACTATTTGATATAACAtgctagtgttttttttttttctttcagggaATTTTGTCTGATATAACAAAGGTGACGCGACTTCATGGTTTTGACCCTGTGTGGTTGGTCCTAGTAGTTGGGGTCATTATGTTCACACTTGGATTCGCTGGATGTGTGGGAGCCTTGAGAGAAAACATTTGCCTTTTGAAGTTtgtaagtgaaccagccggtatcGGCGTCTTTTTAAGCATCAATTAATTGCTGTTTATGCAGAAATGTTAGAAATGAATCCTTTGTTTGGTTGATCTGTAGATTTGTCCTCCGTTCTTCTCTTAGCCGGTTCTAACAGTGTATCCCCTTGAATACTTAATGTACGGTACCGCTGTATTCTGGACGATGGCAGATACCTGCACACACAACCCTAATGCCTCTTTTTATGTACTTCTCTGCAGTTCTGTGGCACCATTgtgctgatcttttttatggagCTGGCAGTTGCAGTTCTGGCTTTCCTTTTCCAAGACTGGGTGAGAGACCGTGCTAAGGAGTTTTTTGAGAACAACATAAGAGCTTACCGAGACGATATTGACCTGCAGAACCTTATAGACTCCCTACAGAAAGCGGTATTGATCACTGACAAGCAGTCAGCTCCTATACTTTACTAGTCAGTGATTGTGTATATGTGCATGGAACAATTTGTGTTTCTCCAACAGAACCATTGTTGTGGTGCTCAAGGACCAGATGACTGGGATTTGAATGAGTATTTTAACTGCACTGGTGGGAACCTCAGTCGAGAGAAATGTGGAGTGCCCTTCTCCTGTTGTATAGCAGACCCAGCTGTAAGTTTACTCTTACGTCCATTTTTCCACACTGCCGAGAGGTAAATGTCATGAGAACTGAATGTGTCACTGTGAGCCAGCACCCACACTTGGGATTACACCAAAGAATGCGCatcaatgtcacaaccatttatAACCATTCCTGGTCATCCTACTTGCATAAAGAACATCttggagataattgtctttgtatCAATAACATATACCAATAATACTTAAAAACGAACGTGTCAGAAAATCTATTgcttatatagtaacatag
This window of the Bufo bufo chromosome 6, aBufBuf1.1, whole genome shotgun sequence genome carries:
- the TSPAN14 gene encoding tetraspanin-14, with protein sequence MHYYRYSTAEVSCCYKYLLFSYNIIFWLSGMLLLGIGLWAWSEKGILSDITKVTRLHGFDPVWLVLVVGVIMFTLGFAGCVGALRENICLLKFFCGTIVLIFFMELAVAVLAFLFQDWVRDRAKEFFENNIRAYRDDIDLQNLIDSLQKANHCCGAQGPDDWDLNEYFNCTGGNLSREKCGVPFSCCIADPAQSVVNTQCGYDVRKKSPAERATITYVKGCISALEAWLPRNIYIVAGAFLVISILQIFGIYLARTLMSDIEAVKAGYRF